The following proteins come from a genomic window of bacterium:
- a CDS encoding DUF4145 domain-containing protein, protein MIPFKPPKFQEEAFNCPYCNAYSNQEWEDVLTRNAGFEEDLKLSYCAHCGNYSIGYKGKMILPDDSPVPLPNDDLPEDIKTDYSEARSIVTRSPRGASALLRLVIQKLLKYLGEKGINLNDDIANLVKKGLPVKIQKALDIVRVIGNNAVHPGQIDIKDDPETANELFNLVNLIADVMITQPKHIDEFYTHLPDTQKEAIRERDKRVD, encoded by the coding sequence ATGATTCCGTTTAAACCACCAAAATTCCAAGAAGAAGCATTCAATTGTCCATATTGTAACGCCTATTCAAACCAAGAGTGGGAAGATGTTCTGACGAGAAATGCGGGGTTCGAAGAAGACCTTAAACTCTCCTATTGTGCTCATTGTGGAAATTACTCAATAGGGTATAAAGGCAAAATGATTCTTCCTGACGATTCTCCTGTTCCATTGCCAAACGATGATTTACCAGAAGATATTAAGACAGATTATTCTGAAGCAAGGTCTATAGTAACTCGTTCTCCACGAGGGGCATCTGCACTTCTTCGTTTAGTTATCCAAAAACTTCTTAAATATTTAGGAGAAAAAGGAATTAATCTTAATGATGATATTGCTAATTTAGTTAAAAAAGGACTCCCGGTTAAAATACAAAAGGCCTTGGATATAGTGCGTGTAATTGGAAATAATGCAGTTCACCCTGGTCAAATTGATATCAAGGACGACCCCGAAACCGCTAATGAGTTATTTAACTTAGTTAATCTTATTGCAGATGTGATGATTACACAACCTAAACATATTGATGAGTTTTACACTCATCTTCCTGATACTCAAAAGGAAGCAATTAGAGAACGAGATAAAAGGGTGGACTAA
- the ruvA gene encoding Holliday junction branch migration protein RuvA encodes MIDWICGKICLKEPTRLVIEAGMVAFDINIPLSTYEALENVGDKTKVFVILSLKNEKLELFGFKTIEERNFFNDLLLVQGIGPQNALRIMSSVDFTEFKSMVLKEDTEFISSIKGIGEKRANKLIFELRDRYKKEEIPESFESSAIHALTVLGIPAKKAREAIKGIKTDNLEELIKEALKKL; translated from the coding sequence GTGATTGATTGGATTTGTGGAAAGATTTGCTTAAAGGAACCTACAAGACTTGTCATTGAAGCAGGAATGGTTGCATTTGATATAAATATACCACTATCTACTTATGAAGCACTGGAAAATGTAGGAGATAAGACAAAAGTTTTTGTTATCTTAAGTCTTAAAAACGAGAAGCTTGAACTTTTTGGCTTTAAAACTATTGAAGAACGCAATTTTTTCAACGACCTACTACTTGTCCAAGGAATTGGACCACAGAATGCCCTAAGAATTATGTCAAGTGTGGATTTTACCGAATTTAAATCAATGGTCCTTAAAGAAGATACTGAATTTATCTCCTCAATTAAAGGTATAGGTGAGAAAAGAGCGAACAAGCTTATATTTGAGTTGAGAGATAGATACAAAAAAGAAGAAATCCCAGAATCTTTTGAAAGTAGTGCTATCCATGCACTGACAGTTTTAGGAATACCGGCAAAGAAGGCAAGAGAGGCTATTAAAGGTATTAAAACAGATAACCTTGAAGAGTTGATAAAAGAAGCACTTAAAAAATTATAA
- a CDS encoding crossover junction endodeoxyribonuclease RuvC, with amino-acid sequence MRIIGIDAGLRCTGYAIIEDGKLIKSGTCSTANNLPIPERLKKLYEEMKLVMQKESPDIAVYETVFYKQNPKTLCTLAQVLGVLLLAAKESGIKVKEYTPAEIKQAITGSGRASKYQIHGMVERLLGEKIPSKQDIGDAVACALCYSLRNEEK; translated from the coding sequence ATGAGAATTATTGGAATAGATGCTGGGCTTAGATGTACCGGGTACGCGATTATAGAGGATGGAAAACTTATAAAATCAGGTACCTGCTCTACTGCCAATAACTTACCAATCCCAGAAAGGCTCAAAAAGTTGTACGAAGAGATGAAATTAGTGATGCAAAAGGAGTCTCCAGACATAGCTGTATATGAGACAGTTTTTTACAAACAAAACCCAAAAACTCTATGTACACTCGCTCAAGTATTGGGTGTACTTTTGCTCGCAGCAAAAGAGAGTGGAATCAAAGTGAAAGAATATACACCAGCTGAAATAAAGCAAGCAATCACTGGGAGTGGTAGGGCGTCAAAATACCAAATTCATGGAATGGTTGAAAGGTTGCTTGGCGAAAAGATTCCATCTAAACAAGATATCGGGGATGCGGTAGCATGTGCATTGTGTTATTCTTTGAGAAATGAAGAAAAATAA
- a CDS encoding YebC/PmpR family DNA-binding transcriptional regulator: MSGHSKWAQIKHKKQKEDARRGILFTKLIRELSTAAKQGGGDPDTNPWLRRAVETAKAARMPKENIERAIKRGTGELPGVSYEPVTYEGYGPGGVAIFIEAITDNKNRTTSEIRHIFSKYGGSLGTSGCVAWMFIEKGIIYVDKNETDEEKLLDICIQYGGEDVVLDGVSFRITTPVANFESVKKAIEKEGIKYTSAEITKLPQSTVKLEGTRASQTLKLIDSIEEQDDVQKVYANFDIPDEILEKEGGITSR; the protein is encoded by the coding sequence ATGTCAGGTCATTCAAAATGGGCGCAAATAAAGCATAAAAAACAAAAGGAAGATGCAAGACGTGGTATACTATTTACAAAACTAATTAGGGAACTATCAACTGCTGCAAAACAAGGAGGAGGCGACCCGGATACCAACCCATGGCTCAGGAGAGCGGTAGAGACTGCAAAGGCAGCAAGGATGCCAAAAGAAAACATTGAACGTGCTATAAAACGGGGAACAGGGGAGTTGCCGGGTGTCTCATATGAACCTGTAACTTATGAAGGTTATGGACCTGGTGGTGTTGCTATATTTATTGAAGCAATTACAGATAATAAGAATCGTACTACATCTGAAATAAGGCACATATTCTCTAAATATGGAGGTAGCTTGGGGACATCTGGCTGTGTAGCATGGATGTTTATTGAAAAGGGAATTATTTATGTAGATAAAAATGAGACAGATGAGGAAAAGTTGCTCGATATCTGTATACAATATGGGGGAGAGGACGTTGTGCTTGATGGCGTTAGCTTTAGGATTACTACACCAGTTGCTAATTTTGAGTCAGTTAAAAAGGCGATTGAAAAAGAAGGTATAAAGTATACAAGTGCAGAAATCACAAAACTGCCTCAATCAACTGTAAAGCTTGAAGGAACACGTGCTTCTCAGACACTGAAACTTATAGACTCAATTGAAGAGCAAGATGATGTACAAAAAGTATACGCAAACTTTGATATCCCTGATGAAATATTAGAAAAAGAAGGAGGTATCACCTCAAGATGA
- the pyrE gene encoding orotate phosphoribosyltransferase: protein MKLTNIEEIFKQIGMIREGHFELTSGLHSGTYFEKFRLLEHPELTALVCEQICTAFKDTAFTTVAGPTTGGVIIAYEVAKQLKKRCIFAEKSGEGREFLRGFQVTQGEQVLVVDDVLTTGGSIIQTISAIQRRNGVVVGVGVIVDRSEQKPNFAVPLFAVYKSPTKNFLPDNCPLCKKNIKLTKPGGK, encoded by the coding sequence ATGAAATTAACAAATATAGAAGAAATATTTAAACAGATTGGAATGATAAGAGAAGGGCATTTTGAACTTACATCTGGATTACATTCAGGTACATATTTTGAGAAGTTTAGATTACTTGAGCACCCTGAACTTACTGCTCTTGTCTGTGAGCAAATCTGCACCGCTTTTAAGGATACAGCTTTTACTACTGTAGCAGGTCCGACAACTGGTGGTGTTATTATTGCATATGAAGTCGCAAAACAGCTTAAGAAGAGATGCATTTTTGCTGAAAAATCAGGTGAAGGTAGAGAGTTTTTAAGAGGCTTTCAAGTTACTCAAGGTGAACAAGTTTTAGTAGTTGACGATGTTCTGACAACTGGTGGCTCAATTATACAAACAATCTCAGCTATCCAAAGGAGAAACGGAGTAGTTGTAGGAGTTGGTGTAATTGTTGACCGAAGTGAACAGAAGCCAAATTTTGCCGTCCCCTTATTTGCAGTTTATAAATCACCTACAAAGAACTTCTTACCAGATAATTGTCCACTTTGTAAAAAGAACATAAAATTAACTAAACCTGGTGGAAAGTAA
- the pyrF gene encoding orotidine-5'-phosphate decarboxylase, with protein MRFGEKLSRIVKKNNSLLCVGLDTDIELIPKSLLKEPNPILAFNQMMINATSDLVCAYKLNSAFYEAAGSLGLEVLKQTKNYIPADIPVIIDAKRCDIENTSKMYARLFFEDFGFDGITVNPYMGFDAVKPFIEYKDKYVFILCLTSNTGADDFQTYGTEPLYIRVARFVCKWNENGNCGLVVGATKPEGLVKVREITPELLILVPGIGTQGGKVESVVKYGGQNIIINSSRAIIYASSGQDFAQKAREAAVKLRDEINKYRRNI; from the coding sequence ATGAGATTTGGTGAAAAATTGAGTCGGATTGTTAAGAAGAATAACTCATTACTTTGTGTTGGTTTAGATACTGATATAGAGTTAATACCGAAATCGCTACTAAAAGAGCCTAATCCAATACTCGCTTTTAATCAAATGATGATCAACGCTACCTCTGACCTTGTCTGTGCTTACAAGCTTAACTCTGCATTCTATGAAGCTGCCGGCTCTTTGGGACTTGAAGTTTTAAAGCAGACAAAGAATTATATTCCAGCTGATATACCTGTAATTATTGATGCAAAGCGATGTGATATAGAGAATACAAGTAAAATGTATGCACGCTTATTTTTTGAGGATTTTGGATTTGATGGTATAACAGTCAATCCATATATGGGATTTGATGCTGTAAAACCTTTTATAGAATATAAAGATAAATATGTGTTTATACTCTGCCTTACATCAAATACTGGAGCTGACGATTTTCAAACCTATGGTACTGAACCTTTATATATACGGGTAGCAAGGTTTGTATGCAAATGGAATGAAAATGGGAACTGCGGTCTCGTAGTGGGAGCTACAAAACCTGAAGGATTAGTAAAGGTAAGAGAGATAACTCCTGAACTCTTGATATTAGTCCCAGGAATAGGGACGCAAGGAGGGAAGGTAGAATCTGTAGTTAAATATGGTGGCCAAAATATAATTATCAATTCTTCAAGAGCAATAATTTATGCTTCATCAGGTCAAGATTTTGCCCAAAAAGCACGAGAAGCCGCAGTTAAATTAAGAGATGAAATTAACAAATATAGAAGAAATATTTAA
- a CDS encoding toast rack family protein has product MSLSIYVFLTLFTGLFGQYRIELTDSIYKHIKLTNENKLKLQVELSNFKFELKKGEELVDAKIKYNSASLSPIFKYEREGRVGKFYIKEENEENRQAFGSINKCVVMVTPKVTLDLDLTLGSSSLNLDLSDLRVNRLYLSTIGKTTLYFGSPNSVECDDLHISTRISTFTGKYLGNANFKTFYFNGRVGLYTLDFRGKFMDKKRVEITMGTGSLRLILPKDADIRLKLTGVNLKFINGLIKDKNGWWTSPNIGTTKKELIIHVDGGFGVLRVDVQ; this is encoded by the coding sequence ATGAGTTTAAGCATCTATGTTTTTCTTACATTATTCACAGGGCTATTTGGTCAATACAGGATAGAGCTCACTGATTCAATATATAAGCATATAAAATTAACTAATGAGAATAAACTCAAGCTCCAAGTTGAGCTCAGTAATTTTAAATTCGAACTTAAAAAAGGAGAAGAATTGGTAGATGCTAAAATAAAATATAATTCAGCTTCGCTATCTCCTATATTTAAATACGAAAGAGAGGGTAGAGTTGGTAAATTCTATATTAAAGAAGAAAATGAAGAAAACAGACAAGCATTTGGCTCCATAAACAAATGTGTCGTAATGGTTACCCCAAAAGTTACATTAGATTTAGATTTGACACTTGGCTCATCTTCATTAAACCTCGATTTATCTGACCTTAGAGTGAATAGACTTTACTTATCCACAATAGGGAAGACAACCCTTTACTTTGGCTCACCAAACTCTGTAGAATGTGACGATTTACACATCTCAACTCGTATCTCAACTTTTACTGGCAAATATTTAGGGAATGCAAATTTTAAAACATTTTACTTCAATGGCAGGGTCGGTTTATACACACTTGATTTTAGGGGTAAATTTATGGATAAAAAAAGAGTAGAAATAACTATGGGAACGGGTAGTTTGAGGCTAATTTTGCCAAAAGATGCAGATATAAGGCTTAAGCTGACAGGAGTAAACCTTAAATTTATAAATGGGCTTATAAAGGACAAAAATGGATGGTGGACATCACCAAATATAGGGACTACAAAAAAAGAGCTTATAATTCATGTAGATGGCGGCTTTGGAGTATTAAGGGTTGATGTACAGTAA